In Candidatus Thermoplasmatota archaeon, the genomic window GGAAGTGCCAAGTCCCTGGCGCATATCACCGCGGAGGGCATGCAATTGGCATAGATGGCCGTCAGGACGGGATTGAACACCTCGCTCGGCAACACGTTCGTCTGAGACCACTGGCTGGCCAGTTGCTTGGCCTCGCCGTCCCAAACGACTCTGCCCTCGATCTTGATCATTCCAACGCCCATGTAGTTGACAGTGAATCTGAAATCGAATTGGGCATCTCTGTCCGAAATCGCACTAACGCTTGTCACGGCTGTGTTCTGATCAACCCTGAGATGAGGTATCCTCTCGCCTAGCTTGGAGTACCTCTTGGCATCTATGGAAACGAGTTCGAACGACTTGATGGGCATGAAGCAGAACCTCTGCGGTCAGCTCTAAGAGCATCTAGCCAATTTAAACTATCCCACGCACAGAAATGAGTGCAACGGGAACTCCTGAGCGACGAAATCATATGAGAGATCGAGGTGCCGTGGGCCGGACTCGAACCAGCGACTTCAAGATCTTCAGTCTTGCACTCTCCCAGCTGAGTTACCACGGCATCCGTGAGCAGATTGGCAGTTACGCACAACCCTATATTAAACCTTGGCGAGCGGCACTTCGTCACGGTCTGCCCGGGAGGGCTTGGCCCGAGCATTCATTGAGGCGGCAGTCTTCGAACATTCGTCGCTGCGAGTAGTGTGCTCTCTCCGGGCGAAGTCTTCTGTCGTTTTCTCCACAATCCACATGCATTTTTGTGCGATACCAGAAACGACAGTTTTAAATATGTTCCAGTAGCTGATTAGGTTACTTCGAAACACCTGTTTGGTGGTCTGATGAACTTGTCCCCCCAGCACGCGAGCTATTGTGCAGACTCGACCGGCAACCGGATCAAGAAATCACCGCGGTGGGACAACGGCGAGGGCGTGGCCTCCACAATCGGAACAATCATGTCGCTCCTCGTTTTCTTGACGGCCTTTGGGATGTTCACGAACCAGTTCGTGCCCGTATGGATGAGCGACAACGAGAGCAGCCACATGTCAACGGTCATCCAGCAGTTCACGACGCTCAAGTCGTCCGTGGACATCAGCATCTCTTACAACTCAAACAGCAGGATAGCACCTACGCCAGTGTTCGTGCCGATCACTTTGAGCTCGGCAGGCATCCCCGTGTTTGCCGCCCCCACCGCGGGGATACTGCGATACATTCCCGAAGCGATCAATCAGAGGCCTATGTTCAACATCACCTATAGTTACATTTCCCCAACTGGCACGCCGAACACCTTGAGCTCGAGCAACGATGGGCACTCAGGCGGCTCGCTAGACCTCTACTGTCCCAACAGATACTTTGTCGAGCAGCACTTGGTCTACGAATCGGGCGCAGTGATCCTCAACCAAAGCGATGGTGAATTCATCATTGCCGGGCCGCAGTTCTCAGTCAGGAACGTTGGGACTGCCAGCTCCCCGGAGATTGTGGTAATGTTGACCCAGATCTCGCTCCAGGGCCTGAACAAGACCATCGGAGGCACTGGCTCCAAGGGAGTCACTGCGGACCTGCTATATGCGGACACGACGGCATACGAGAACAGTGCAGGATCTCAGGTTACCATCACAATCGTCTCGAACCACGGCTATGCATGGTATGAGTACTTCCTGAGCAGGCTGGACGGCACGGCCGACATGACAATAGGTAACGGGTTCACCCTGACGAAGGCACTTCTCCCATTCCCCCCATCCCCCAACAGAATGAACAACTACTACGTGGTCACCCTGACAATAGACAATGTACATATTCTGGACTACACGCATGCCATCGTGAAGCTCTCGATAGGGGAGCTCGGAGTATAGGAGTGATCTCATGGCTGAAGCTCAACCAAAGGTAAAACACGAAATCGATGTCAAGGCCCCGCCGATGCCACTTGGCGCCAGGATATATCAGGGCTGGGTGGGAGCTGTGAGCAAACTGAAGTCGTCCCCTATCGAGATCAGGGCTCCGAGAGGCGCGGCCGCACGGAAACGCGACTGGAGCCACGGTAGGGGTTCAGTGTACACCAAGATACCGCCGATCACCGACACCGCCATTCAAGAGATCGGGTTCTACAGCGTGGTCGAGCCGTTCAGTTACACAAGAGCGACATACAACAGCACGATCAGCGAGTACATCCTGACCAACATAGAGCCCACCCTGACCGAGGACGAGGAGGAGCTCCTCAAACTCATCAAGGAGACCCTTGAGAAGACCCTCGAGTACGAATGGGACAAGCTGGCCGTGATGGACAACAAGACATTCCTGGAGAGGAGCGTGGACAGTTTCATCAAGTCCAGAGGCATGAGCATCGAGCCGATCTCCAAGGACAAGATCACGTACTTCATCTCGAGGGACTTTGTGGGCTACGGGAAGATCGACGCCCTGATGAACGACAAGAACATCGAGGACGTTTCGTGCGATGGCGTGGGAATCCCGCTGTTCGTGTTCCACAACAAGTTCGAATCCATCAAGACGAACGTGTCGTTCGAAGACGAGGACGACCTCAACTCGTTCGTGATAAACCTTGGCCAGAGATGCGGCAAACAGCTGTCCGTCTCGAACCCGATACTGGACGGCACGACACCCGAAGGGCATAGAGTCCAAGCGACATACGCAAGGGAGGTCACGACCAGGGGCGCGTCGTTCACGATAAGACGGTTCAAGGAGAAGCCCTTCACTCCCGTCGAGCTAATCAAATACGGAACGGCGTCACCCGAGATCGTTGCGTACTTGTGGCTCAGCGTTGAGCACGGCGAATCCGCAATAATATGTGGTGGGACTGCCAGCGGCAAGACGGCGACACTGAACGCAATGGCCCTATTCATACCGCCAGGCGCCAAGGTCGTCACCATGGAGGATACGAGGGAGATCAATCTGCCGCATGAGAACTGGATCCCCGGTACGACAAGGTCCGGCGTTGGTGAGCGTGGCCCGGACGGCAAGGCCGCAGGAGAGATCGACATGTACGACCTCGTCAGGGCGGCGTTGAGGCAGAGGCCAAACTACATCATCGTCGGTGAGGTCAGAGGCAAGGAGACATACACGATGTTCCAGGCGATGGCGACCGGGCACACGACGTTCTCCACGATGCACGCTGACAGCGTTAAAGGAATGGTCAACAGGCTCGAGAACCCGCCCATCAACTGTCCCAGGATACTTCTCACGGCCCTAAGGAACGTCATCATCCAGACCCATGCGAGAGTCGGGATGGGCATGGTCAGGCGGATCAAGCAGCTCATTGAGATCGTCGGTTTCGAGCCCGAGACGAACGAGCTCATAAGCAACACCGTCTACGAGTGGGACCAGGCGTCTGACAAGTTCATATTCAAAGGCCACAGC contains:
- a CDS encoding type II/IV secretion system ATPase subunit; translated protein: MPLGARIYQGWVGAVSKLKSSPIEIRAPRGAAARKRDWSHGRGSVYTKIPPITDTAIQEIGFYSVVEPFSYTRATYNSTISEYILTNIEPTLTEDEEELLKLIKETLEKTLEYEWDKLAVMDNKTFLERSVDSFIKSRGMSIEPISKDKITYFISRDFVGYGKIDALMNDKNIEDVSCDGVGIPLFVFHNKFESIKTNVSFEDEDDLNSFVINLGQRCGKQLSVSNPILDGTTPEGHRVQATYAREVTTRGASFTIRRFKEKPFTPVELIKYGTASPEIVAYLWLSVEHGESAIICGGTASGKTATLNAMALFIPPGAKVVTMEDTREINLPHENWIPGTTRSGVGERGPDGKAAGEIDMYDLVRAALRQRPNYIIVGEVRGKETYTMFQAMATGHTTFSTMHADSVKGMVNRLENPPINCPRILLTALRNVIIQTHARVGMGMVRRIKQLIEIVGFEPETNELISNTVYEWDQASDKFIFKGHSFLFDKIMEMKNLTHEELTQEFERRVDIVKYMVAKDIADHREIWGLIREYYKDPKATAEMVRKELHGAAPRPAQVVVSGGEATA